In Flavobacteriales bacterium, the following proteins share a genomic window:
- a CDS encoding UvrD-helicase domain-containing protein: MNSTNNNFTVYNSSAGSGKTFTLVKEYLKIGLKTNDAAAYKRILAITFTNKAASEMKERVISALQALSGKKPLEGTPKHLLVELMKPLNDGGLALSEQEIKLRSGAVLSSILHNYNDFGISTIDKFTTKIIRTFALDLKLPLNFGIEINEDEVLKNAIDMLIAEVGKNEKITKLLLDYSKQKADDEKSWNIESDLIKFAKNLIKDGGESHLEKIRDLSIDDFEKIKTDLIVEINAFEKAVKEMAKNALDFIKSTGIEPKSFSGSNFYNYWEYLRILKSFTPNATVQKIVAGEKNWYAQSVPQPQKDLIDTHEAKLIELFNQSRVYIEKDYGSYVLKTLLLKNIYQIAVINEIEKTILEFKADNNILNLSDFNKQIAKIILTESIPFIYERLGEKYQHYLIDEFQDTSTIQWQNIIPLIENSLANGHYNMIVGDAKQAIYRFRGGEVEQIIKLPYVYNHKNNQLLLEREATLIRNHKNEDLNDNYRSKAEVVDFNNKFFNSISSNLSEKFNPIYANLNQGFKPENTGGGVAISFLDPDDDEITFTEIKKIIDTSLNDGYQLSDIAILTRSNNRASEVASFLLENNIQVISSESLLLNNSNEVKFLLSLFNYIATPKDPAHHLYAINYLIHTRFVGEQNVDFIQHKDQDYLADFLASHQLSLEVSNATTFSLYELTEHFIQHFGLDKEINIFVQFFLDKVHEYASKKDNSIVNFIDWWNSKSSKFSVIIPEGINAVQVMTIHKSKGLEFPVVIFPFASTTGKDKNEDYLWTEEPIAKGLDASIINLNASLLDTVLKDDYENEKAKSILDTINLLYVVLTRPKDRMYVLSEVDKPNKDGNYKNYFFEYCLTQPDAAVNENEFRFGLFSTKKIVTEQQHKSANEVLTEISYNPWRNKIDISYQAPKFWDVENPETSADYGNLIHQLLSEIKQLSDLESTIDRFINRGLFDENNKLSILAELHELIKLPKVESFFTAFDELKTETTILLPSGESYQPDRVVIKNNNTIIVDYKTGKKEKKHKQQLENYKILLAEMGYTNIESYLLYIKDKELVLV, from the coding sequence TTGAACTCAACCAACAACAATTTCACGGTTTACAACTCATCGGCTGGCTCGGGCAAGACTTTTACTTTAGTTAAGGAGTATTTAAAAATCGGGTTAAAAACCAACGATGCAGCAGCGTACAAACGTATTTTAGCTATAACGTTTACCAATAAAGCAGCATCAGAAATGAAAGAGCGGGTTATTTCTGCCTTGCAAGCTTTATCAGGAAAAAAACCATTGGAAGGGACTCCGAAACATTTGTTAGTGGAGTTGATGAAACCATTAAATGATGGTGGATTGGCTTTAAGCGAGCAAGAAATAAAACTACGAAGTGGCGCTGTTTTAAGCTCTATTTTACACAACTACAACGATTTTGGCATCAGCACCATTGATAAATTTACCACTAAAATTATCCGAACATTTGCCTTAGACCTAAAACTTCCGCTCAATTTTGGCATAGAAATTAACGAAGACGAAGTGCTCAAAAATGCTATCGACATGTTGATTGCAGAAGTGGGTAAAAACGAGAAAATAACCAAGCTTTTATTGGATTACAGCAAACAAAAAGCCGACGACGAAAAAAGCTGGAACATTGAAAGCGATTTAATAAAATTTGCTAAAAACTTGATTAAAGACGGTGGAGAATCGCACCTCGAAAAAATTCGAGATTTGAGCATCGACGATTTCGAAAAAATAAAAACCGATTTAATTGTTGAAATCAATGCTTTTGAAAAAGCCGTAAAAGAAATGGCAAAAAATGCCTTAGATTTTATCAAATCGACAGGGATTGAACCAAAAAGTTTTAGTGGAAGTAATTTTTACAATTATTGGGAATATTTAAGAATATTAAAGTCGTTTACCCCAAATGCTACGGTTCAAAAAATTGTTGCAGGCGAAAAAAATTGGTATGCACAGTCCGTTCCTCAACCACAAAAAGACTTGATTGATACACATGAAGCAAAACTAATCGAACTCTTTAACCAATCGAGAGTATATATTGAGAAGGATTATGGCTCGTACGTTTTAAAAACCTTGTTGCTCAAAAACATTTACCAAATTGCGGTAATCAACGAAATTGAAAAAACCATTTTGGAATTTAAAGCCGACAACAACATTTTAAACTTGTCGGATTTCAACAAGCAAATCGCCAAAATAATTCTTACCGAATCCATTCCTTTTATTTATGAGCGTTTGGGCGAAAAATACCAACATTATTTAATTGATGAGTTTCAAGATACTTCAACCATACAATGGCAAAACATTATCCCGCTAATTGAAAACTCGCTGGCAAACGGGCATTACAACATGATTGTTGGCGATGCTAAACAAGCCATTTACCGTTTTAGAGGTGGCGAAGTAGAGCAAATCATCAAACTGCCTTACGTTTACAATCACAAAAACAATCAGTTATTGTTGGAGCGTGAAGCTACCTTGATACGAAACCATAAAAACGAAGACTTGAACGACAATTACCGTTCAAAAGCCGAAGTGGTTGATTTCAACAACAAATTTTTTAATTCCATTTCAAGCAATTTATCCGAAAAATTCAACCCCATTTATGCCAATTTAAACCAAGGGTTTAAACCCGAAAATACTGGTGGTGGAGTTGCCATTTCGTTTTTAGACCCCGATGATGATGAAATTACATTTACCGAAATCAAAAAAATAATCGACACCTCGTTAAACGATGGTTACCAATTAAGCGATATTGCAATTCTTACACGAAGCAACAATAGGGCTTCGGAAGTAGCTTCTTTTCTGTTGGAAAACAACATTCAGGTTATTTCATCAGAAAGTTTGTTGCTGAACAACTCTAATGAAGTGAAGTTTTTGTTGAGTTTATTCAACTATATTGCTACTCCAAAAGACCCTGCTCATCATTTATACGCCATCAATTATTTAATCCATACACGTTTTGTTGGCGAGCAAAATGTGGATTTTATTCAACACAAAGACCAAGATTATTTGGCCGATTTTTTAGCCTCACATCAATTGTCGCTGGAAGTTTCTAATGCTACCACGTTTTCGTTGTACGAACTTACCGAGCACTTTATTCAACATTTTGGGTTGGACAAAGAAATCAACATTTTTGTACAGTTTTTCTTGGATAAAGTGCATGAATATGCTTCTAAAAAAGACAATTCCATTGTCAATTTTATTGATTGGTGGAACAGCAAAAGCAGCAAGTTTTCGGTAATTATTCCTGAAGGTATCAATGCTGTTCAGGTAATGACCATACACAAATCGAAAGGTTTGGAATTTCCTGTGGTCATTTTTCCGTTTGCGAGCACTACTGGAAAAGATAAAAACGAAGATTATTTGTGGACGGAAGAACCCATTGCTAAAGGATTGGATGCTTCCATCATCAATTTAAACGCATCGCTTTTAGACACCGTTTTAAAAGACGATTACGAGAACGAAAAAGCAAAATCGATATTGGACACCATCAACTTGCTTTATGTGGTATTAACCCGCCCAAAAGACCGCATGTATGTGTTGAGCGAAGTAGATAAACCCAACAAAGATGGTAATTACAAAAACTACTTTTTTGAATATTGTTTAACTCAACCCGATGCTGCCGTAAATGAAAATGAGTTTCGTTTTGGTTTGTTCTCCACTAAAAAAATCGTAACAGAGCAACAGCATAAATCGGCTAACGAGGTATTAACCGAAATAAGCTACAACCCTTGGCGAAATAAAATTGACATCAGTTACCAAGCGCCTAAATTTTGGGATGTAGAAAACCCCGAAACATCTGCCGATTATGGTAATTTAATACACCAATTGCTTTCGGAAATAAAACAATTGAGCGATTTAGAAAGCACCATTGACCGCTTTATAAACCGTGGTTTGTTTGACGAGAACAACAAACTAAGCATTTTAGCCGAGTTGCATGAATTGATAAAATTGCCCAAAGTAGAAAGCTTTTTTACTGCATTTGATGAACTAAAAACCGAAACAACCATTTTGTTGCCCTCAGGCGAATCGTACCAACCCGATAGAGTAGTGATAAAAAACAACAACACCATAATTGTGGATTACAAAACGGGTAAAAAAGAGAAAAAACACAAACAACAATTAGAAAATTACAAGATTTTACTCGCCGAAATGGGCTACACCAACATTGAAAGTTACTTGTTGTACATCAAAGACAAGGAGTTGGTTTTGGTGTAA
- the miaA gene encoding tRNA (adenosine(37)-N6)-dimethylallyltransferase MiaA — translation MNNKLIVILGPTATGKTTLAANLAHSISGEVISADSRQVYRGMDIGTGKDLDDFEVNGVKIPYHLIDIVDAGAEYNVFEYQKDFLKAYETVLKNNNTPILCGGSGLYIDAVVKGYRFLEVPENTKLRTELEQKSIEELNNMLSDYKTIHNTTDSIYKKRIIRAIEVAKFQTENDALIRDFPKIEHLIFGIDFDRAIIKKRITERLKHRLEHEGMIEEVKTLIANGVDPEKLKFYGLEYKLITQHLQDELSYNDMFQKLNSAIHQFAKRQMTWYRKMEKDGFTINWIDGNLPLEEKINFIAKFLD, via the coding sequence ATGAACAACAAACTTATTGTCATACTAGGTCCAACAGCTACTGGAAAAACAACTTTAGCAGCGAATTTAGCGCATAGTATTTCGGGCGAAGTAATTAGTGCCGATTCGCGACAAGTGTACAGAGGTATGGATATTGGTACAGGTAAGGATTTGGATGATTTTGAAGTAAACGGAGTAAAAATCCCATATCATTTAATTGATATTGTTGATGCTGGAGCTGAATACAATGTGTTTGAATACCAAAAAGATTTTTTAAAAGCTTACGAAACCGTTTTAAAAAACAACAATACACCCATTTTATGCGGTGGTTCTGGTCTGTATATTGATGCAGTGGTTAAGGGTTATCGGTTTTTAGAAGTTCCTGAAAACACCAAATTAAGAACGGAATTGGAACAAAAATCCATTGAGGAGTTGAATAACATGTTGTCGGATTACAAAACCATACACAACACCACCGACAGCATTTACAAAAAACGAATTATCAGAGCCATTGAGGTAGCCAAATTTCAAACCGAAAACGATGCGTTGATAAGAGATTTTCCTAAAATTGAACACCTTATTTTTGGAATTGATTTTGACCGAGCCATCATTAAAAAACGAATTACCGAGCGGTTAAAACACCGATTGGAACACGAAGGAATGATTGAAGAAGTAAAAACATTAATTGCCAATGGTGTTGACCCCGAAAAATTGAAATTTTACGGATTGGAGTACAAACTCATCACACAACATTTGCAAGATGAATTGTCGTATAACGACATGTTTCAGAAATTAAATTCAGCCATACATCAGTTTGCTAAACGCCAAATGACTTGGTATAGAAAAATGGAAAAAGATGGTTTTACCATCAACTGGATAGACGGGAATTTACCGCTCGAAGAAAAAATAAATTTTATTGCAAAATTCTTAGATTAA
- a CDS encoding cytochrome-c peroxidase, protein MNNNRTHIVLFTLAVLVSACVKEPNKEVVSNPVPITSNPTPYQLIIPSLFAQYINPPVIPVDNPLTVEGIALGRKLFFDPILSGNGTQSCASCHSPQLAFAENSAFSTGIDGLQGNRSAMPLFNMAWNWNNKFFWDGRANSIEAQALGPVVNPIEMHNTWQNAVASLQNDLTYPSLFMAAFKTNIIDSNLVVKAIAQFERTLISGNSRFDQYLNGQISLTPQEIDGFNVFMTETRGDCFHCHGNAANPLWTDNLFHNNGLDATFSDNGLGSVTGNAADNGKFKTPSLRNLAYTAPYMHDGRFATLDEVINHYSEGLQNSPTISPLLKYIGQGGVQLTASDKASLKAFLLSLSDSSFVNNPNFQQP, encoded by the coding sequence ATGAATAATAATAGAACACATATAGTTTTATTTACATTAGCTGTTTTAGTTTCGGCTTGTGTTAAAGAGCCGAATAAAGAAGTGGTTAGCAACCCTGTACCGATAACTTCAAACCCCACACCATACCAACTCATTATCCCTTCACTATTTGCGCAGTATATTAATCCTCCAGTAATTCCTGTTGATAATCCATTAACTGTTGAAGGAATTGCTTTAGGAAGAAAATTGTTTTTTGACCCTATTTTATCGGGTAACGGAACGCAGTCTTGTGCAAGTTGCCATTCGCCTCAATTAGCTTTTGCTGAGAATTCAGCTTTTAGTACAGGTATTGATGGTTTACAAGGTAACAGAAGCGCAATGCCTTTGTTTAATATGGCTTGGAATTGGAATAACAAGTTTTTTTGGGATGGTAGAGCAAACAGTATTGAAGCTCAAGCTTTAGGCCCTGTTGTTAACCCTATAGAAATGCACAATACTTGGCAAAACGCAGTTGCCTCACTACAAAATGATTTAACATACCCTAGTTTATTTATGGCTGCTTTTAAAACCAATATTATTGATTCCAACCTTGTAGTAAAAGCTATAGCTCAATTTGAACGAACATTAATTTCAGGAAATTCGAGGTTCGACCAATATTTAAATGGGCAGATATCTTTAACCCCACAAGAAATAGACGGGTTTAATGTGTTTATGACTGAAACTCGAGGAGATTGTTTTCATTGTCATGGCAATGCTGCTAATCCTTTATGGACTGACAATCTTTTTCACAACAATGGTTTAGATGCTACTTTTAGCGATAATGGTTTAGGTTCGGTTACAGGAAATGCTGCCGATAATGGTAAGTTTAAAACACCATCGCTCCGAAATTTAGCGTATACTGCCCCTTATATGCACGATGGTAGGTTTGCGACTTTAGATGAAGTAATTAATCATTATAGCGAAGGCTTACAAAACTCACCAACAATATCTCCATTATTAAAATACATCGGACAAGGAGGAGTGCAATTAACAGCTAGTGATAAAGCATCGTTAAAAGCTTTTTTATTGTCGCTTTCAGATAGTAGTTTTGTAAACAACCCTAATTTTCAACAGCCTTAA